In a single window of the Nicotiana tomentosiformis chromosome 8, ASM39032v3, whole genome shotgun sequence genome:
- the LOC138897380 gene encoding uncharacterized protein, with protein MVEKECLLYLAFMRDVSVDTPTIESVMVVRDFQDLNRVTIKNKYPLSRIDDLFDQLQIFRRRLSGPAMEGEVISYASRQLKPHEKNYPIHDLELAAIVHVLKILRHYLYGMSCEANVVGDALSRKTESMGSLAYISVADRPLELDVRALANQFVRLDILDPSRVLACVVSRPSLFERIKAHQYDDPHLLVLKDIVQHSDSKEVKYEHQKLDILECKWEHITMDFVVGLSWTLMRFDLVWVIVERLTKSAHFIPVMTTYSSEQLARSYIREIVPLHGVPMSIISDQGTQFILHL; from the exons atggttgagaaggagtgTTTGCTGTACCTGGCCTTCATgagggatgtcagtgttgatactcctaccattgagtcagttatggtagtgagggacttccaagat ttgaacagggttactatcaagaacaagtacccattatcgcgtattgatgatttgtttgatcagcttcagatATTTAGAAGACGgctttcaggacccgctatg gagggtgaagtgatttcttatgcttcgcgtcagttgaagccccatgagaagaactacccaatacatgatttagagttggcagccattgttcacgtgtTGAAGATTTtaaggcattatctttacggcatgtcttgtgag gccaatgtggtgggcgatgctttgagtaggaagactgagagcatggggagtcttgcttataTTTCTGTTGCGGATAGACCGTTAGAATTGGATGTTCgtgctttggccaatcagttcgtgaggttggatattttggaccctagccgggttcttgcttgcgtggtttcacggccttctttgtttgagcgcatcaaggcgcatcagtatgatgatccccatttgcttgtcctaaaggacaTAGTACAACACAGTgattccaaggag gtgaagtatgagcatcagaagcTTGATATTCTGGAGTgtaagtgggagcatatcactatggattttgtagttggactatCATGGACCTTGATGAGATTTGATttagtatgggttattgtggaaagactgaccaagtctgcacacttcattccagtcatgactacctactcttcagagcagctggctcggaGTTACATTCGTGAAATTGTTccccttcatggtgtgcccatgtctattatctcggatcaaGGCACACAGTTTATATTGCATTTATAG